From Trichoderma atroviride chromosome 1, complete sequence, one genomic window encodes:
- a CDS encoding uncharacterized protein (EggNog:ENOG41), whose translation MVSRDDYLVGWVCALPVEVAAAKAALDSVHDSLPLDQSLDDSNNYILGSLQGHNVVLAYPNGGVYGEASVASVATQLQASFKSVRFILMVGIAGGVPDTKEDIRLGDVVVSKSKAGWPGVVQFDVDGEQAEEQDQLVRGRASHQPAPLLLTAIGKAETAAIFDESQMPKYTSGIVERDPITFAHPGTEQDVLFEPDCDHTATESEEDGCSHCNPDKIRPRQPRETQNPIVHYGLIVSGRSLIRNGATRDKLAHKQGALCLETEASDLKDAAKYLVIRGICDYADSHNSKLWHAYAAVTAAAYAKEVLSFIPAVPKTTSLATNTYAEAAPVLDALLLTRPEVDRKSLIALKGRRVDGTCEWLIQHSSYQRWLADANLPLLWISGGPGKGKTMLAIYITEVLEPNVDAHGDVLLYYFCSNRDKNRNTALTIMRGIIHQWIGRRPHLAQYVKNSFEGTETTKYTVSSFVSLWRVFLTLLRQSASSQVVCVLDGLDECEKESLKQLLDAVGNYLSNSQEKAKPQLKLIFLSRPQPAILEKALGQYEQIKLDASGTEISDDIERYIFAKVAELESEQNLSEEKVAQIRQTLLAGADGTFLWVGFVANELQGRSWDKMNEILHRVPKGLGGVYQRLLQQIDDKEALVPILQWVVLAARPLTLDELTVATGIKASGNMPATEVTRNRLRLCGLLVKIEGRVVNLVHESAKEFFQSDQVNIKGISMFRMNHDTHRTLMRTCLEHVEHGYGTPRSTDESSDHDTLLTYASHYWPVHFHHAMDVIDVPSEFSRPFFEVNSHIRDEWWKFYWAQEKNGGNPPSFTLLHLAAYLGNVAWAELLINEHARAISRKDNYGRTPLSWAVNRGHRDMVELLLDHGARINVKDRSDLTALHVAVTGQHKDIVSVLIDRGARLEIKSEHGDTPLVRAIQANSREIIQILLERGARVNKLPTPPGVASLKGPTDPMEERVEELLELQEPIFLARYKQASQKVEMVMKALSLSFRFPIIPRLMTLYLKFIAFDRWEHMSVLQELVDENRTDELREWAEQYREFFNQLVFARNPRRLMAMTDLPTQIFQAVAPGDLQALLVIAVLVGSETKLTAVRQGWREGDTITARAFSHWAAIAYNRDAEEYLHYGVREFLNDFDDCIQHGNSREDNVARTVVLLTSQFAMIENKEPKPIEYFSRVIAEFYEGYIGSSHEVELFSDVSQACANELVVISETHDSDRLLLFLTSILQFAQRSQDQGQDRFLNIFPASCLLLCRENALAHQWLIGEAIPEMFIALISQQPPGSLQKRACKTLVECLIIRKQYGLAAPSAALGQRVKQHLHSLPGVENMIKGIHGL comes from the coding sequence ATGGTGTCCCGCGACGACTACTTAGTCGGGTGGGTTTGCGCACTACCGGTAGAGGTTGCGGCAGCCAAAGCGGCGCTTGATAGCGTCCATGATAGCCTCCCTCTGGATCAGAGCTTGGACGACAGCAATAACTACATTCTAGGGAGTCTTCAAGGCCACAATGTCGTGCTCGCGTATCCAAATGGTGGCGTGTATGGCGAAGCATCGGTGGCGAGCGTGGCCACACAGTTGCAAGCGAGCTTCAAATCTGTCCGGTTTATTCTAATGGTTGGCATTGCGGGAGGAGTCCCCGACACGAAGGAGGATATTCGACTTGGCGATGTTGTTGTAAGCAAATCAAAAGCTGGCTGGCCGGGTGTCGTCCAATTCGATGTGGATGGAGAACAAGCGGAAGAGCAAGATCAATTGGTTCGTGGTAGAGCGTCACACCAGCCAGCACCATTACTTCTCACAGCTATAGGAAAGGCCGAGACAGCCGCCATTTTTGATGAGAGTCAGATGCCCAAATACACTTCCGGCATCGTTGAGAGAGACCCCATCACGTTTGCCCATCCAGGCACGGAGCAAGACGTTCTCTTTGAGCCAGACTGTGACCACACAGCTACTGAGTCCGAAGAAGACGGATGCAGTCATTGCAATCCGGATAAGATCCGGCCCCGGCAGCCACGGGAAACACAAAATCCTATAGTTCATTATGGTCTGATCGTCTCGGGGCGTTCTCTGATACGCAACGGAGCCACTCGGGATAAGTTGGCACACAAGCAGGGTGCCCTCTGTTTAGAGACAGAGGCCAGTGACCTGAAGGATGCCGCCAAGTATTTGGTCATCCGAGGAATCTGCGACTATGCAGACTCGCACAATTCCAAGCTCTGGCACGCCTACGCCGCGGTAACTGCTGCAGCATATGCAAAAGAGGTCCTTTCATTCATACCTGCAGTTCCCAAGACGACATCTCTGGCAACAAACACCTATGCAGAGGCCGCGCCAGTCCTCGACGCTTTGCTTTTGACCAGACCTGAAGTTGACCGGAAGTCTCTCATTGCCTTGAAAGGCCGCAGAGTCGACGGCACCTGCGAGTGGCTCATACAACACTCTAGCTATCAAAGGTGGCTGGCAGATGCCAATCTGCCACTGCTCTGGATCTCAGGCGGACCtggaaaggggaaaactATGCTGGCAATCTATATTACCGAGGTGCTGGAGCCAAATGTTGATGCCCACGGAGATGTTCTCCTTTACTACTTTTGTAGTAATCGCGATAAGAATCGGAATACTGCGCTGACTATCATGAGAGGCATCATACATCAATGGATCGGCCGCCGTCCACACCTAGCACAATATGTCAAAAACTCCTTTGAGGGGACTGAAACAACTAAATATACCGTTTCCAGCTTTGTCTCCTTGTGGAGGGTGTTCTTAACCCTGCTTCGGCAGAGTGCATCATCCCAGGTGGTCTGTGTGCTGGACGGTCTGGATGAATGCGAAAAGGAATCGCTTaagcagcttctcgatgcCGTTGGTAATTACTTGTCCAACTCTcaggaaaaggcaaagccaCAACTGAAGCTCATATTTCTCTCTCGACCCCAGCCGGCTATTTTGGAGAAAGCTCTAGGCCAATATGAGCAGATCAAGTTGGACGCCTCCGGCACAGAGATTTCGGACGATATCGAGAGATACATCTTTGCCAAGGTTGCCGAACTGGAATCCGAACAAAACCTCTCAGAAGAAAAGGTTGCTCAAATCAGACAGACCCTGTTGGCTGGCGCTGATGGAACCTTTTTGTGGGTTGGATTTGTTGCCAATGAGCTTCAGGGCAGAAGCTGGGATAAAATGAATGAAATTCTCCATCGTGTCCCCAAAGGCCTTGGTGGAGTCTATCagcggcttcttcagcaaatcGATGACAAGGAAGCATTGGTCCCCATTCTTCAATGGGTTGTTCTCGCTGCCCGACCCCTCACACTGGATGAGTTGACAGTGGCCACAGGGATAAAGGCATCTGGTAACATGCCGGCAACTGAAGTAACCAGAAATCGGCTCAGACTCTGCGGGCTACTAGTGAAAATCGAAGGGCGCGTGGTCAATCTGGTCCACGAATCGGCAAAGGAGTTCTTCCAGAGCGATCAAGTCAATATCAAAGGCATTAGCATGTTCCGCATGAACCACGACACGCACAGGACACTTATGCGGACCTGCTTAGAACACGTCGAACATGGATACGGAACTCCCAGAAGTACCGATGAGAGCTCTGACCACGATACTCTCTTGACTTATGCCAGCCACTACTGGCCGGTCCATTTCCATCACGCTATGGATGTGATTGATGTGCCGTCCGAGTTTTCACGTCCGTTCTTTGAGGTGAATTCTCACATCCGGGACGAATGGTGGAAATTCTACTGGGCGCAGGAGAAGAATGGCGGAAACCCGCCCTCGTTCACGCTCTTGCATCTCGCTGCCTATCTTGGCAATGTAGCCTGGGCTGAGCTGTTGATCAACGAGCACGCCCGTGCCATTTCGCGAAAGGACAACTACGGCCGGACGCCGCTTTCCTGGGCCGTCAACCGAGGCCACCGAGACATGGTCGAACTCCTGCTTGACCACGGTGCTCGTATCAATGTCAAGGATCGGAGCGACTTGACGGCACTCCACGTAGCAGTAACCGGACAGCACAAGGACATTGTGTCTGTGCTGATCGATCGGGGTGCCCGTCTCGAGATCAAGTCTGAGCACGGCGACACACCACTGGTTCGAGCCATTCAGGCGAATTCTAGGGAAATCATCCAGATATTGCTCGAACGAGGAGCGCGCGTAAACAAATTGCCAACCCCTCCCGGAGTCGCTTCCCTAAAAGGGCCTACGGACCCAATGGAGGAGCGGGTGGAAGAGCTACTAGAGCTCCAGGAGCCGATTTTCCTTGCACGATATAAGCAGGCGTCGCAAAAAGTCGAAATGGTCATGAAGGCCCTGAGCCTTTCATTCCGCTTTCCCATCATTCCTCGATTGATGACGCTATATCTGAAGTTTATCGCGTTCGACCGCTGGGAGCACATGTCTGTACTTCAGGAGCTTGTTGACGAGAACAGAACAGACGAACTGCGAGAATGGGCCGAACAATACCGCGAGTTCTTCAACCAGCTGGTTTTTGCCAGGAATCCGAGAAGgttgatggccatgaccGACCTGCCGACGCAGATATTTCAGGCCGTCGCCCCTGGAGATCTCCAAGCACTGCTGGTAATCGCGGTCCTCGTCGGCTCGGAAACTAAACTCACAGCTGTTCGTCAAGgatggagagaaggggaCACCATCACGGCCAGAGCATTCTCACATTGGGCCGCCATCGCCTACAACAGAGACGCAGAAGAGTACTTGCACTATGGCGTTCGCGAATTTCTCAATGATTTCGATGACTGTATTCAGCATGGCAACAGCCGGGAAGACAACGTGGCTCGGACGGTGGTGCTCTTGACATCGCAATTCGCCATGATTGAGAATAAAGAGCCAAAGCCGATCGAATACTTCTCCAGGGTCATCGCAGAATTCTACGAGGGATACATTGGCAGCAGCCACGAGGTTGAACTGTTCAGTGATGTGAGCCAGGCATGCGCCAACGAGctcgtcgtcatcagcgAAACCCACGATTCCGACAGATTGCTTCTCTTCCTGACCAGTATCCTCCAATTCGCCCAGCGCTCTCAGGACCAGGGACAGGACCGCTTTCTCAACATATTCCCTGCATCATGCTTGCTTCTCTGCCGGGAAAATGCGCTCGCCCACCAATGGTTGATTGGCGAGGCAATCCCAGAGATGTTTATTGCCTTGATATCACAGCAACCTCCTGGATCGCTTCAGAAACGAGCGTGCAAAACTCTTGTGGAGTGTCTGATTATTAGAAAGCAATATGGTTTGGCGGCGCCTTCGGCGGCACTGGGCCAAAGAGTGAAACAGCATCTGCACTCATTGCCAGGAGTCGAAAATATGATAAAGGGAATCCATGGTTTATAA
- a CDS encoding uncharacterized protein (TransMembrane:7 (o89-107i119-141o161-182i189-210o222-242i254-271o291-311i)) has product MASTRLRFSPHPSMAHTERGDNSMSPTSPRVLSSTPSAGKGRKVLLSFDQLPRWHQDNEFILHGYRPISGSARLSFRSWSYIHNESINIYSHLIPAVVFLLGEWYILQHLTSRYSNITGVDIFIISFFLLTAVICLGLSTTYHTLMNHSSEVEQFWLRFDLVGIVVLTLGDFVSGIYMVFWCEPLERKIYWSMIGVLGSLTIFIMVNPYFQGKKFRVFRALAFIGTGLSGFAPLIHGVTMFGWSQMMRQSGMPYYLAEAGFLLSGALIYVTKFPESRFPGKFDIYGSSHQLFHIFVVFATVAQLIGILVAFDYNYANRTCSSH; this is encoded by the exons ATGGCATCTACCCGTCTTCGATTTTCCCCGCATCCATCCATGGCACACACAGAACGGGGGGATAATTCCATGTCCCCTACTAGCCCACGGGTTTTGAGCAGCACACCGAGCGCTGGCAAGGGACGCAAAGTGCTTCTCTCATTTGACCAGCTCCCGAGGTGGCATCAAGATAACGAGTTCATCCTTCATGGCTATCGCCCGATCTCAGGCTCAGCCCGGCTTTCGTTCCGTAGTTGGTCATACATTCACAATGAATCTATCAACATATACTCCCACCTAATACCAGCCGTCGTCTTTCTACTCGGCGAGTGGTATATTCTACAGCATCTGACAAGTAGATACTCTAATATCACTGGCGTTGATATCTTCATCATtagcttcttccttttgaCTGCTGTCATCTGCCTAGGACTGTCAACGACATATCACACGCTGATGAACCACTCATCTGAAGTTGAACAATTCTGGCTACGATTCGACCTGGTAGGCATAGTTGTCCTGACACTGGGGGACTTTGTATCAGGAATATACATGGTCTTCTGGTGTGAGCCTTTGGAGCGCAAGATCTACTGGTCTATG ATTGGAGTTCTCGGGTCACttaccatcttcatcatggtAAATCCCTATTTCCAAGGCAAGAAATTCCGTGTTTTTCGCGCGCTTGCGTTCATAGGCACTGGCTTATCTGGCTTTGCACCCTTAATACATGGGGTTACAATGTTCGGCTGGTCACAAATGATGAGGCAATCCGGAATGCCCTATTACCTGGCTGAAGCCGGGTTTCTTTTGTCTGGGGCCTTAATATATGTC ACAAAGTTTCCTGAGAGTCGATTTCCAGGTAAATTCGATATATACGGCTCCTCTCACCAACTCTTTCACATTTTTGTAGTCTTTGCCACTGTGGCCCAATTAATTGGGATATTGGTTGCTTTTGACTATAATTACGCTAACCGAACATGCTCATCTCACTGA